CCCAGGTCTGGCGAGAGCTCGAGTTCGTGGGCGGCGACGCCGATATTCAGCGCGTCGCTGTGGTTGTGGAACGCGCCGCCAGCGTTCGAGCCGTTGCGCCCGTAGTACAACCAGAACGCTCGCTTGGCGTTGCCGAGCTCCGCCTCGTCTCGGGCCTCCCGGGCCTCCTCGTCGAGCAGCGTGAGCGAGTAGAGCGCCATGAGGTAGTTGTCGGAGTCGTCGTTCTTCCCGATACACTCGAAGCGCATCGTGTTCGTCCCCGCCTGGAGGTCGTGGGAGTACGTCAGCGTGCTCTCGCCGCTGCCGTCGGCCATGAAGTCGATCGTGTCGACGTACTCGTCGTTGATCGTGAGCTCGTAGATGCCGTAGGTGCCGACGAACAGCGCCTCGATATCGAGGTCGTACTCGCCGCCCTCCTCTATGTCGAACTCGAAGGTCCACCACTCGCCGGGCTCGTAGGCCTGCAGCTGGATCGCGCGGTCGAAGCTGTCGTTGACCTCCGTCGAGGCCTCCGCGAACAGGTTCGAGGTGTCGAGGACGATACCCAGCGACCGGGCGTCGTAGTTGACGCCGTCGCGCAGCGCGGCGAAGCCGTAGCCCGCGAGGTTCTGGCTCGGCAGGTCGAGCGGTCCCTCGGCGTCGATAACTTCCTGGATGTCCGTCGCGAGCCCCTCGGGATCCTCGTCGAAGGCGTCGCCGCGGATGCCCACCGTCGAGTAGCCGTTCAGGTAGTGCCACGTCTGGGCGTAGATGGGGTCGCCGAGCGTCGTGAACCCGCCCTCGATCGCGCTCCCCGAGACGTAGTTATCGTTCGGGTGGGAGTTGCCGATCTCCGGCATGTGCTGGTCGAGCAGGAGCAGCGGCAGGTTCTGGGTCAACGTTCGACGGAACTTCGGGTGGTCGTAGAGGTCGGCGCCGTCGAACCCGTCGTACCCCTGGAGGTAATCCGCCGTCTCGAGGTAGGAGTTGTTCCGGATCCGGTTGTACATCGGCGACGCCCGGTTGTTGTAGCCGTCGCGGTCGACGACGTCGACCAGCGGCGCGAGGATGTTTCCGCCCGTGGTGATCCAGTTCCAGGGCTCCTCGTCCCACTGGTCGCCGACGAACAGCTCCTCGCCGGGCTGGAAGATCCACTCGAGGGCCTCCTGGGTGTAGCCGTCGGCCTCGTCGAGCGCGCGGGCGGCCTGCGTGACGACGCTGTAGCCGCCGCTCTCGAGGACAACCTCGGAGTTCTCCGCGGCGGGGAGGATCTCCCGGTGGATGCCGTCCTCGATGTTCTTTCGGATCTCCTCGATCGAGCTCTTGCTCTCGAGGCCGGGATACTCGTCGGTCTTGGCCTCAAGGAACTCGACGAGTTCGTCGTCGCCCTCCATTCCCGGGAAGAAGGCGTCGTAGGCCCTGACGATCGGCCGCATCAGGTTCGACTCCCAGGTCGCGCCCTTGACCTTCCCGGTCATCCGCCCGCCGGTGCTGTTCCAGAAGCCGTCCAGGGTGTACACCGAGCTATCCATCTCGGGGTAGACGTCCGCGATGCGGTCGAGCAGCACCGAACCGGCCCGCGAGTAACGCCGGTCGCCCGTGTAGAGGTAGGCGTCCGTCAGCGCCTGGACGATGTTGAGGATGCCGCCGGGCCGCCAGACGTGCCAGTGGTTGTAGTAGGCCACGGGGTAGAGCCGCTCGCCGGCGCCTACGATGTCGCCGTCCTCGTCGAGCCAGCCGTAGCCGTCGTCGACGCCCCAGCTTTCGCCCTTCTCGGGGTACTCCTCGTTGACCAGCAGGGAGTCGTCCGCCAGTTCGGGGTTGAACAGGCCCCGGTCGTCGAGCCCGCTCTCGCGGTAGGCCGCGAAGTCGTTCGTCGGGAAGACGTACTCCTCGCCGTCTGTACCACGTACGAAGAGCTTCCAGGGCCGGTCGGTCCCCGGGTCTCCGATACCGGTATACACGTTCGCCCGGCGGGTCCCGCTCTCGCCGCTTCGGGGGAGCTGTTGGCCGGTGACCATACTCCAGAGGTCGTCCAGGCTGTACTCGTCGAGGTAGCCGTCCGCGCTCGAGACGGCGCTGTCGCGTGCCGACGCCGCCCAGTCGTACCGTTCGACGTTAGCGAGCGCGTTTGCCCGCATCTCCTCGGTCCAGATCGTCGGTCGTGTCTTCGCGTTGAGTGGGTCCGAGTCGTCTGCGCCGACCGCACTGCTGGCCGGGAGCATCCCGGCGAGCAGTCCGGCACCGGTCGTCGTCAGTACCGACCGCCGCGACACGTCGAGGTTCGTCGCTTGATCGGAGT
The sequence above is drawn from the Natrononativus amylolyticus genome and encodes:
- a CDS encoding heparinase II/III domain-containing protein, yielding MASDDPIESDSKGRSGSNSDQATNLDVSRRSVLTTTGAGLLAGMLPASSAVGADDSDPLNAKTRPTIWTEEMRANALANVERYDWAASARDSAVSSADGYLDEYSLDDLWSMVTGQQLPRSGESGTRRANVYTGIGDPGTDRPWKLFVRGTDGEEYVFPTNDFAAYRESGLDDRGLFNPELADDSLLVNEEYPEKGESWGVDDGYGWLDEDGDIVGAGERLYPVAYYNHWHVWRPGGILNIVQALTDAYLYTGDRRYSRAGSVLLDRIADVYPEMDSSVYTLDGFWNSTGGRMTGKVKGATWESNLMRPIVRAYDAFFPGMEGDDELVEFLEAKTDEYPGLESKSSIEEIRKNIEDGIHREILPAAENSEVVLESGGYSVVTQAARALDEADGYTQEALEWIFQPGEELFVGDQWDEEPWNWITTGGNILAPLVDVVDRDGYNNRASPMYNRIRNNSYLETADYLQGYDGFDGADLYDHPKFRRTLTQNLPLLLLDQHMPEIGNSHPNDNYVSGSAIEGGFTTLGDPIYAQTWHYLNGYSTVGIRGDAFDEDPEGLATDIQEVIDAEGPLDLPSQNLAGYGFAALRDGVNYDARSLGIVLDTSNLFAEASTEVNDSFDRAIQLQAYEPGEWWTFEFDIEEGGEYDLDIEALFVGTYGIYELTINDEYVDTIDFMADGSGESTLTYSHDLQAGTNTMRFECIGKNDDSDNYLMALYSLTLLDEEAREARDEAELGNAKRAFWLYYGRNGSNAGGAFHNHSDALNIGVAAHELELSPDLGYIEQTGGDWPKADYWTMNTVSHNTVVVDESEQRDQWVGYPHHFDGSSERVNLIDVEAPQVYPQTEEYRRTLAMVEVDEEHSYAVDFFRVLGGDDHHFSFHGQVGEATAEGVDLASQEEGTYAGEDIPMPGHGEDHPYNHEVGSGFNYLANVERGDDPDEKVAIDWDVEDHWGHRDDNAEEVHMRLTTFGEFDEVALADGEPPQHGGQPESLRYAMIHRQGEDVESTFTSVIEHYEGDRAIEAIETVDVVDENGEPADARAVKVDLATGRTDYVVYSREEDVVTVDETFRFRGFLGAYSVEGGEPEFAYVQDGRLLQPVGGRPLIQRPYGRFTGTINDFTREMAHENELEVSLEGHHDDAAAIGDEPSVTADFVFVDVDEPFDQPDTHARNGAYPVEAIESAGGNRVTVDVGDRTFIKAFTDPDELEDGGYEYIVGENDGVVIPVAETWSRDE